Proteins from a single region of Meiothermus cerbereus DSM 11376:
- a CDS encoding TldD/PmbA family protein has translation MTFEEARDYLLQKARAMGIDAEVLATYSRELTIQAHGGKVEEITQATQGGLGVRVVVQGKTGYAYTEERTPEALDWVLQEAHENALLQSETGGFLPTGGELGRHDLLGEGLSAPLEHKRQAALDLEAGLRADPRVLQVQMTRYSEQETQATLGSTRGVAGAFRNGYALLLTSAVMGEGKSLKQGWEFDLAKEFHALEPGRTAQQFLHHTGRLLGARPLQTGRYKAYFEPKAFAQLVGMMGWFLLSAKNVLEGKSLLAGRVGQKIASEIFTLVDDPTLPDGLASRPFDAEGTPARRTVFIENGILRTFAHNSETARKMGVENTGHAARSYKGVLGIAPTNLFVQPGQGVQMDNGIVVTDLMGLHAGANPISGEFSLQALGLRVEGSEVAYPVENFTVAGNFLELLSRITALGRELEWNPMMGMVGSPMVEVAELSFAGA, from the coding sequence ATGACTTTTGAAGAAGCCAGAGATTATCTGTTGCAAAAGGCCCGTGCCATGGGCATTGACGCCGAGGTGCTGGCCACCTATAGCCGCGAGCTAACCATCCAGGCCCACGGCGGCAAGGTGGAAGAAATTACCCAGGCCACCCAGGGTGGGCTGGGGGTGCGGGTGGTGGTGCAGGGCAAGACCGGCTACGCCTATACCGAGGAGCGCACCCCAGAGGCCCTCGACTGGGTGCTGCAGGAGGCCCACGAAAACGCCCTTTTGCAGTCCGAGACGGGGGGTTTCTTGCCGACTGGGGGCGAGCTGGGCCGCCATGACCTCTTGGGTGAGGGGCTTTCGGCCCCGCTCGAGCACAAGCGCCAGGCGGCGCTGGACCTCGAGGCCGGTCTGCGGGCCGACCCCAGGGTTTTGCAGGTGCAGATGACCCGTTACTCCGAGCAGGAGACCCAGGCCACGCTGGGCTCCACCCGAGGGGTTGCGGGGGCTTTTCGCAACGGCTACGCCCTGCTCCTGACCAGCGCGGTGATGGGCGAGGGGAAGAGCCTCAAGCAGGGCTGGGAGTTCGACCTGGCCAAAGAGTTTCATGCCCTCGAGCCGGGCCGCACCGCCCAGCAGTTCCTCCACCATACCGGACGCCTGCTGGGGGCCCGCCCCCTCCAAACCGGGCGCTACAAGGCCTATTTTGAGCCCAAGGCCTTTGCCCAACTGGTGGGCATGATGGGCTGGTTTTTGCTCTCGGCCAAAAACGTGCTCGAGGGCAAGAGCCTGCTGGCGGGCCGAGTGGGGCAGAAAATCGCCTCGGAAATCTTCACCCTGGTTGATGACCCCACCCTGCCGGACGGCCTGGCCTCGCGCCCCTTCGACGCCGAGGGCACCCCAGCCCGCCGCACGGTGTTTATCGAGAACGGCATCCTGCGCACCTTTGCCCACAACTCCGAGACCGCCCGGAAGATGGGGGTGGAAAATACCGGCCACGCGGCGCGCAGCTACAAGGGGGTGCTGGGCATTGCCCCCACCAACCTGTTCGTGCAGCCCGGCCAAGGGGTGCAGATGGACAACGGCATCGTGGTCACCGACCTGATGGGCCTGCACGCCGGGGCCAACCCCATCTCGGGGGAGTTCAGCCTGCAAGCCCTGGGCCTCAGGGTGGAAGGTAGTGAGGTGGCCTACCCGGTGGAGAACTTCACGGTGGCCGGCAACTTCTTGGAGCTGCTCAGCCGCATCACCGCCCTGGGCCGCGAGCTCGAGTGGAACCCCATGATGGGCATGGTGGGCTCGCCCATGGTCGAGGTGGCTGAGCTGTCCTTTGCCGGGGCTTGA
- a CDS encoding GNAT family N-acetyltransferase, which produces MNPHLTQPITLEGKLVRLEPLTLQHLPAFLALAGLEDYLYTTVPKSKVGMWRYIQAALDEQTQGQALPFATVDKQGNCVVGSTRFMTFEYWPWPEDSPHYHPHRPDAVEIGHTWLAPQAQRTGLNTEAKLLMLRHAFEVFQVRRVTLKTDTRNLRSRQAIERLGAHLDGILRAHRPAADGGIRDSAMYSILAEEWPMVKARLLGLLAQKRPT; this is translated from the coding sequence ATGAACCCACACCTTACACAGCCCATCACCTTGGAGGGCAAACTCGTTCGGCTCGAGCCCCTGACCCTTCAGCACCTTCCGGCGTTCCTGGCTCTGGCCGGCCTCGAGGACTACCTTTATACCACCGTGCCGAAGTCGAAGGTGGGTATGTGGCGCTATATTCAAGCAGCCCTGGACGAACAGACCCAGGGACAGGCCCTGCCCTTTGCAACGGTGGACAAGCAGGGAAATTGTGTGGTGGGTAGCACCCGCTTTATGACCTTCGAGTACTGGCCCTGGCCTGAGGACAGCCCTCATTACCATCCCCATCGGCCCGATGCGGTGGAAATCGGCCACACCTGGCTGGCCCCCCAGGCCCAGCGCACTGGCCTCAACACCGAAGCCAAGCTCTTGATGTTACGCCATGCCTTCGAGGTGTTCCAGGTACGCCGGGTTACCCTGAAAACCGACACCCGCAACCTGCGCTCACGCCAGGCCATCGAGCGGCTTGGTGCGCACCTCGACGGGATTCTTCGTGCCCATCGCCCCGCTGCCGATGGCGGCATCCGCGACAGCGCGATGTATAGCATTCTGGCCGAGGAATGGCCGATGGTTAAGGCCAGGCTTTTGGGCTTGTTGGCCCAGAAACGCCCCACTTGA
- a CDS encoding FMN-binding negative transcriptional regulator, translating to MYLPQHFAITNPEVLFDLMQRFSFATLVSVHENRPFATHIPFAVYPERNLLASHMARANPQWTTFAQNEEVLVIFQGDHSFISPAWYEKHPSVPTWNYMTVHAYGKLHIVEEPAVVKTHLHDLVGQYEQQWKMDELPQEYLYGMMKGIVAFQIEITRLEGKFKLSQNRSRADQERVVAALEQSPHPGDRAVARQMKKSLEQA from the coding sequence ATGTATCTACCCCAGCACTTTGCCATAACAAACCCAGAGGTGCTGTTCGACTTAATGCAGCGGTTTAGCTTTGCCACCCTCGTCTCGGTTCATGAAAACAGGCCCTTTGCTACCCATATACCCTTTGCGGTTTACCCCGAACGAAATCTGCTGGCCAGCCACATGGCCCGTGCCAATCCTCAGTGGACTACTTTTGCTCAAAATGAAGAGGTTCTAGTCATTTTCCAGGGCGACCATAGCTTTATCTCTCCTGCCTGGTACGAGAAACACCCCAGCGTGCCTACCTGGAACTATATGACCGTCCACGCCTACGGCAAGTTGCATATTGTGGAGGAGCCCGCCGTTGTGAAAACCCACCTACACGACCTGGTTGGGCAATATGAACAACAGTGGAAGATGGACGAGCTTCCCCAAGAGTACCTGTACGGAATGATGAAAGGCATTGTAGCTTTCCAGATCGAGATTACCCGACTAGAAGGCAAGTTCAAGCTCTCGCAAAACCGTAGCCGAGCTGACCAGGAGCGGGTTGTGGCAGCTCTGGAACAAAGCCCCCACCCCGGTGACCGGGCAGTCGCCAGGCAGATGAAAAAGAGTTTAGAACAGGCATGA
- a CDS encoding Asp23/Gls24 family envelope stress response protein encodes MVDYDLSESALVSLVTLALEGQKGLRLAQAGSRSVGDVLSGRRSRPVRIEREGETLVVDLNVSVDYGKSVIEAAKEAQRTVGDALTASTGLKVKAVNVTVVAVEYKESNAA; translated from the coding sequence ATGGTGGACTACGACCTTTCCGAATCGGCCCTGGTCAGCCTGGTAACGCTGGCCCTGGAAGGGCAAAAGGGGCTGCGGCTGGCCCAGGCGGGTAGCCGGAGTGTGGGCGACGTGCTTTCGGGGCGCCGCTCACGTCCGGTACGTATCGAGCGTGAGGGCGAGACACTGGTGGTGGATTTGAACGTGAGTGTGGACTACGGCAAGTCTGTAATAGAGGCAGCCAAGGAAGCCCAGCGTACTGTTGGCGACGCTCTAACAGCCTCTACGGGTCTCAAGGTTAAGGCCGTTAATGTTACGGTGGTGGCTGTTGAATATAAGGAGTCCAATGCAGCCTAG
- the nusB gene encoding transcription antitermination factor NusB, which yields MRRKARELVFKVLFEHAVGGVPLEAAWQHATQEVEPEESDQDADVLDGEGLSFAHRLVQGYQAQQQTVDEVLASTIEGWSFGQMAKTDLAVLRLAAYEMLFEPTPYAPLIEVAVKIAKRYGGEDSGRFVNGVLARLLKRIEAGELSAVTKNE from the coding sequence ATGCGGCGTAAGGCGCGTGAGCTGGTCTTCAAGGTGCTTTTTGAGCACGCAGTGGGTGGGGTTCCGCTCGAGGCGGCCTGGCAGCACGCTACCCAGGAGGTAGAACCCGAGGAGTCCGACCAGGACGCCGATGTGCTCGACGGTGAGGGGCTTTCTTTTGCCCATCGCCTGGTGCAGGGCTACCAGGCCCAACAACAAACCGTGGACGAGGTGCTGGCAAGCACCATCGAAGGCTGGAGCTTTGGCCAGATGGCCAAGACCGACCTGGCGGTCTTGCGGCTGGCTGCCTATGAGATGCTCTTTGAGCCTACGCCCTATGCGCCCCTTATCGAAGTGGCGGTCAAGATTGCCAAGCGCTACGGCGGTGAAGACTCCGGGCGCTTTGTGAACGGAGTACTGGCCCGCCTGCTCAAACGCATCGAAGCGGGCGAGTTGTCGGCAGTAACCAAGAACGAGTAA
- a CDS encoding ABC transporter ATP-binding protein yields MSKVLLEAQDLHLAFRGVKALVGVSFSVSGGDFFAVIGPNGAGKTSLLNVLSGLYRPQQGKVFFLGEDLAGQSPQVRVRKGLGRTFQNLELFRGMTVLDNVKLGAELAVGGYTDLMPKAPLEWKIRRHAEEVLDYLHLSPFRHVPAGALPYGLQKRVEVARALAGRPKLLLLDEPMAGLSLEEKQDLARFLLDARREWGVTLVLVEHDLKAVLELSTGVLVMSYGEVLYQGAPAGVRENPRVAEAYLGRSA; encoded by the coding sequence ATGTCTAAGGTGCTTTTGGAAGCCCAGGATCTGCACCTTGCCTTCCGGGGCGTCAAGGCCCTGGTGGGGGTGAGCTTTAGCGTGTCGGGGGGGGATTTTTTCGCGGTGATTGGCCCCAACGGCGCAGGCAAAACCAGCCTCCTGAATGTGCTGTCGGGCTTGTACAGGCCCCAGCAAGGGAAGGTGTTTTTTCTGGGCGAAGACCTGGCGGGCCAGAGCCCCCAGGTGCGGGTTCGCAAGGGGTTGGGCCGAACCTTTCAGAACCTCGAGCTCTTCCGGGGCATGACCGTGCTGGACAACGTCAAGCTGGGGGCCGAACTGGCCGTGGGGGGTTACACCGACCTGATGCCCAAAGCCCCGCTCGAGTGGAAAATACGCCGCCATGCCGAGGAAGTGCTGGACTACCTGCACCTCTCACCTTTCCGCCACGTGCCCGCAGGTGCGCTGCCCTACGGCCTACAAAAAAGGGTAGAGGTGGCACGGGCCCTGGCGGGACGCCCCAAACTACTCTTGCTCGACGAGCCCATGGCCGGCCTGAGCCTGGAAGAAAAGCAAGACCTGGCCCGCTTTTTGCTGGATGCGAGGCGCGAGTGGGGCGTTACCCTGGTACTGGTGGAGCACGACCTCAAGGCTGTGCTCGAGCTTTCTACCGGGGTGCTGGTTATGTCCTATGGTGAGGTCTTATACCAGGGTGCGCCTGCGGGGGTGCGGGAGAACCCGCGCGTGGCCGAGGCTTATCTGGGGAGGAGTGCATGA
- a CDS encoding ABC transporter substrate-binding protein: protein MNRRQVLKAGLAASTVYSPWMIARAQARPVKLAAILPLTGAFAFAGNAALDAFRDAADRINDAGGIGGRRFELVVEDDGYDVARGTAVFNRIVQRESPEELVFVYGDSTGLSKALAPEITRLRLPYTATSFSNELADPNTYPTIFVFGPTYNDMAGALLQQIRRQKGRGAKIFLCYSNSEFGRDPIPFIKEQSARLGFQIVGEEVTPLAIADATPIVTKLRQAQPDFVILHGYVLTVEPLVVRAAREQGIKATFMGTYYSAELALMQRAGAAADGFIVTYHNAYYYDTTVPAVEQIRALRRAKGRDLSYRTTYYMGSWMAMDVIAEAMRRAQAAGKLTRPGMIEALEGLGDYNAGGQVRNMRWVNRRLPFTKLWRANVKDGRFDAITDWVDGSKL, encoded by the coding sequence ATGAATCGTCGGCAAGTGCTTAAAGCTGGTTTGGCCGCTTCTACGGTATATAGCCCCTGGATGATTGCCCGTGCCCAGGCCCGGCCCGTCAAGCTGGCAGCCATTCTCCCCCTTACGGGCGCCTTTGCTTTTGCAGGTAACGCGGCCCTGGATGCTTTCCGCGATGCCGCCGACCGCATCAACGATGCAGGGGGTATCGGCGGCCGGCGTTTTGAATTGGTGGTTGAGGATGACGGCTACGACGTAGCCCGCGGAACGGCGGTTTTCAACCGCATCGTCCAGCGCGAAAGCCCCGAGGAGTTGGTCTTTGTCTATGGTGACTCCACCGGCCTTTCCAAGGCCTTAGCCCCGGAAATCACCCGCCTGCGCCTGCCCTATACCGCCACTTCGTTCTCCAACGAGCTGGCCGACCCCAACACCTACCCCACCATCTTTGTGTTTGGCCCCACCTACAACGACATGGCCGGTGCCCTGCTGCAACAGATTCGTCGCCAGAAAGGGCGCGGGGCCAAGATTTTCCTGTGCTACTCCAACTCCGAGTTCGGGCGTGATCCCATTCCTTTCATCAAAGAGCAGTCGGCCCGGCTGGGTTTCCAGATCGTAGGAGAGGAAGTAACCCCCCTGGCCATTGCCGATGCCACCCCCATCGTAACCAAGCTCCGCCAGGCCCAGCCCGACTTCGTCATTCTGCACGGCTATGTGCTCACGGTAGAGCCGCTGGTGGTGCGGGCCGCTCGCGAGCAGGGGATCAAAGCGACCTTCATGGGCACCTACTACTCGGCCGAGCTGGCCCTGATGCAGCGGGCCGGGGCTGCCGCCGATGGCTTTATCGTGACCTACCACAACGCCTACTACTACGACACTACGGTTCCAGCGGTAGAGCAAATTAGGGCGCTGCGCCGGGCCAAAGGCCGCGACCTCTCCTACCGCACCACCTACTACATGGGCTCCTGGATGGCCATGGATGTCATCGCCGAGGCCATGCGCCGGGCCCAGGCAGCAGGCAAGCTGACCCGCCCCGGCATGATTGAGGCCCTGGAGGGGCTGGGCGACTACAACGCCGGAGGCCAGGTGCGCAACATGCGTTGGGTGAATCGCCGGTTGCCCTTTACCAAGCTCTGGCGAGCCAACGTAAAAGATGGCCGCTTCGATGCCATTACCGACTGGGTAGACGGTTCAAAACTCTAG
- a CDS encoding branched-chain amino acid ABC transporter permease produces the protein MDLALVIQTALNGLANGALYALIASGFVLVYRATSVVNFAIAEFLLIGAYLTYTMSLFFPLWLAILLALPLAFAFGVLVERGFVRPLLGRNVVAVIMATIGLAATLDGATLLIWGPDQKAMGAADVSQLPKEMPNLAFNLGGVFLSSKAVWGLILALPLAILLVVALKYSRYGVLLRAVSESETAALAMGINAPRVVAMAWGISAMTATVGGAFLAGAAGGGGPGHHLVLLGLIVFPVAILGGFDSVPGAVVAGLIIGLIEAFSQLYLESLLPGITQAIPFLIVLLVLMFRPYGLFGQHRIERV, from the coding sequence ATGGATCTGGCCTTAGTCATACAAACCGCCCTCAACGGTCTGGCCAATGGTGCGCTGTATGCCCTTATCGCCTCTGGCTTTGTGCTGGTTTATCGAGCAACCAGCGTGGTTAACTTCGCAATCGCGGAGTTCTTGCTCATTGGCGCCTACCTAACCTACACCATGTCGCTTTTTTTTCCCCTATGGCTGGCTATTTTGCTGGCGCTACCCCTGGCCTTTGCCTTTGGGGTGCTGGTAGAGCGGGGGTTTGTCCGGCCCCTGCTGGGGCGTAACGTGGTGGCCGTGATTATGGCGACCATTGGGCTGGCCGCCACCCTGGACGGTGCAACCCTACTGATTTGGGGCCCCGACCAGAAGGCCATGGGGGCTGCTGATGTTTCCCAGCTACCCAAGGAAATGCCCAACCTAGCCTTTAATCTGGGGGGCGTGTTTCTTTCCTCCAAAGCGGTGTGGGGTCTGATTCTGGCCCTGCCCCTGGCTATTTTGCTGGTGGTTGCGCTCAAGTATAGCCGTTACGGGGTGCTGCTGCGGGCGGTCTCGGAGAGCGAGACGGCTGCGCTGGCCATGGGCATCAATGCTCCTCGCGTGGTTGCGATGGCCTGGGGAATCTCGGCCATGACGGCCACGGTGGGTGGTGCTTTTCTGGCGGGGGCTGCGGGGGGTGGTGGGCCGGGGCACCACCTGGTGCTGCTGGGGCTGATCGTGTTCCCGGTGGCCATCCTGGGGGGGTTCGACTCGGTGCCGGGGGCAGTGGTGGCCGGTCTGATTATTGGTCTCATCGAGGCCTTCTCCCAGCTTTACCTCGAGTCCTTGCTGCCGGGCATAACCCAGGCCATCCCCTTCTTGATTGTGCTGCTGGTGCTTATGTTCCGCCCCTATGGACTGTTTGGGCAGCACCGCATCGAGCGGGTCTGA
- a CDS encoding ABC transporter ATP-binding protein yields MAEINVENLKVVYRGVILALQGVSMRASAGEAIALLGPNGAGKSTLVRAISGLLPQYDGRVLDGKIVINGQETNHLPALKVAELGLTAILEGRPIFRYLTVVENLRAAGHKLTQQRQKEITDEIFTRFPRIYERRFEQGGYLSGGEQQMLLLGMALLTEPKILVVDEPSLGLSPKLTDEVMRVLDELRRDKGLTLVLVEQNARAAFSIVERVYVMEQGRVVFEGTAQEAQADADVMEFYLGGAVAGGFSEAKRYRRRKRWV; encoded by the coding sequence ATGGCCGAAATAAACGTTGAAAACCTAAAAGTGGTCTACCGCGGGGTGATTCTGGCCTTGCAGGGTGTGAGTATGCGGGCCAGTGCTGGCGAGGCCATTGCCCTGCTGGGCCCCAACGGGGCCGGCAAGAGCACCCTGGTGCGGGCTATTTCAGGTCTACTGCCGCAGTACGATGGCCGGGTTCTGGACGGCAAAATTGTCATCAACGGCCAGGAAACCAACCACCTGCCTGCGCTCAAAGTAGCCGAGCTGGGTCTTACCGCAATCCTCGAGGGCCGACCGATTTTTCGCTACCTGACCGTTGTGGAAAACCTGCGGGCCGCGGGGCACAAACTAACCCAGCAGCGCCAAAAAGAAATCACCGACGAGATATTTACGCGCTTCCCTCGTATCTACGAGCGCCGCTTCGAGCAGGGTGGCTACCTTTCGGGTGGCGAGCAGCAGATGCTCTTGCTGGGCATGGCGCTGCTGACCGAGCCCAAAATTTTGGTGGTGGATGAGCCGAGCCTGGGCCTTTCGCCCAAGCTGACCGATGAGGTAATGCGGGTACTGGACGAGCTGCGCCGCGACAAGGGCCTGACCCTGGTGCTGGTCGAACAGAACGCCCGGGCTGCTTTCTCCATCGTGGAGCGGGTTTACGTAATGGAACAGGGCCGCGTGGTCTTCGAGGGCACTGCCCAGGAAGCCCAGGCCGACGCCGACGTGATGGAGTTCTACCTGGGGGGTGCGGTGGCCGGGGGCTTCTCGGAGGCCAAGCGCTACCGGAGGAGGAAGCGATGGGTGTAA
- a CDS encoding DinB family protein, translated as MEKLEYVQKNLEALGERDPLEVLAQTPELLTELFPRLDMRRGCELTHWTAGEIYCHLADLEIGYGFRLRQALAGTEEAKAFDHDRWGIRYRNYESYSARLALEAFCGLRRWNLELLRNLEPQDWDKVAYHPQRGPETIAFIIKMLAGHDLRHLKELEYIASYVETG; from the coding sequence ATGGAAAAACTCGAGTACGTCCAGAAGAACCTCGAGGCCCTGGGCGAGCGCGACCCCCTGGAAGTGCTGGCGCAGACGCCTGAGCTGCTAACCGAGCTGTTCCCCCGCCTGGACATGCGCCGGGGTTGCGAACTAACCCACTGGACGGCGGGGGAGATCTACTGCCACCTGGCCGACCTCGAGATTGGCTACGGCTTCCGCCTGCGCCAGGCCCTGGCCGGCACCGAGGAGGCCAAGGCCTTCGACCACGACCGCTGGGGCATCCGCTACCGCAACTACGAGAGCTACTCGGCCAGGTTGGCCCTGGAGGCCTTTTGTGGCCTGCGGCGGTGGAACCTCGAGCTTTTGCGCAATCTGGAGCCGCAGGACTGGGACAAGGTGGCCTACCACCCCCAGCGCGGCCCCGAGACCATCGCTTTCATCATCAAGATGCTGGCCGGTCACGATCTGCGGCACTTGAAGGAGCTCGAGTACATCGCCTCGTATGTGGAGACGGGCTAA
- a CDS encoding branched-chain amino acid ABC transporter permease gives MYRLSQTLTDAFSRRFSRTVREDYRQDEAYASTPQGRFWLVVAIIGVLALPLLLPQYPLFVATQILVAALAGLGLHLLVGGAGQISLGQAAFVGIGAYTSSHLSGDLAPLGILLGGLAAASIGIVLGIPSLRIKGAYLAIATLAFQFLADYIFKRWTDFTGGVAGRKLPAEGTFLGLPLADDRVVFYLGLAFAIPMFFYAKRLLSTRAGRAWFAVRDNDLSAQLSGVDLVRSKLTAFALSAFYGGIAGGILMHLIGAVTPENFVLAFSIQYLAIVIVGGAGTVLGAVLGALFIVLIPETLSVLAGAFGPQYVAQLSAWRSVLFGVLILLFLILEPRGLVGLWGRIRDYFRTWPLPY, from the coding sequence ATGTACCGCTTGAGTCAAACCCTTACCGATGCCTTCAGCCGCCGTTTTTCTCGAACGGTGCGCGAAGACTATCGTCAAGACGAAGCCTATGCCAGTACGCCACAGGGGCGCTTTTGGCTGGTGGTGGCGATAATTGGTGTACTGGCACTTCCTTTGCTGCTGCCCCAGTATCCCTTGTTTGTAGCCACCCAGATTCTGGTGGCGGCCCTGGCAGGCTTGGGCTTGCACCTGCTGGTAGGTGGGGCGGGCCAGATTTCGCTGGGCCAGGCTGCCTTTGTGGGCATTGGCGCCTATACCTCGAGCCACCTTTCCGGTGATCTGGCCCCGCTGGGAATTTTGCTGGGCGGGCTGGCGGCTGCCAGTATCGGGATTGTGCTGGGCATACCCTCGTTGCGCATCAAAGGGGCCTACCTGGCCATTGCCACCCTGGCTTTTCAGTTCCTGGCCGACTACATATTCAAACGCTGGACCGACTTCACCGGCGGGGTGGCTGGGCGCAAGCTGCCAGCCGAAGGCACCTTTCTTGGGCTGCCCCTGGCCGACGACCGGGTGGTTTTCTACCTTGGGCTGGCTTTTGCCATCCCGATGTTTTTCTACGCCAAGCGCTTGCTCTCGACCCGTGCGGGTCGGGCCTGGTTTGCGGTGCGCGACAACGACCTCTCGGCCCAGCTCTCCGGCGTAGACCTGGTGCGCTCCAAGCTTACCGCTTTTGCCCTTTCGGCCTTCTACGGGGGCATTGCCGGGGGCATTTTGATGCACCTGATTGGGGCGGTTACCCCAGAGAACTTCGTACTGGCTTTTAGCATTCAGTATCTGGCCATTGTGATCGTGGGTGGGGCCGGCACGGTGTTGGGCGCGGTGTTGGGGGCCTTGTTTATCGTGCTGATTCCCGAGACCCTGAGCGTACTGGCCGGGGCTTTTGGGCCGCAGTACGTGGCCCAGCTTTCGGCCTGGCGCAGCGTGCTCTTTGGGGTGTTGATTCTGCTTTTCTTGATTCTAGAACCCAGGGGACTGGTGGGTTTGTGGGGTCGTATTCGGGATTACTTCCGAACCTGGCCACTGCCCTATTAA
- a CDS encoding AMP-binding protein translates to MTPTTLIDYLAHHAQTKPQAPALRVKRLGVWETTSWAHLQEKVEQLAGGLLQLGLEPGKVLAILGQNAPEWVIAEVAAQTVGAMPMGIYADAMPEEVGYFIEFSECAGIVLSDEEQLDKVLPHLDKLKFVLVWEEAGMSKYWNEQVRPFSSVLELGQAEKSRQAVQAAKAQVRPDTVALLAPTSGTTARSKLAMLTHSQLIAGAEAGRETISIRGGEWVFSYLPLPWIGEQMLTVVRSLTDGTVVHFPEDIITVREDVKEVQPDFYLAPARLWEDSAAIVRSRMEDADGLKKAVYRWGMGVLLECAQREFRKEPIGFGLNLARALAYPLVARPIRARMGLAACRIAATGGAPLGPEVFTFFRALGVDIRQVYGQSETAATSVAHLPGDTPPETVGKPLRNTQVRIAEDGEIQVKGGQVFAGYFKNEAATKETFTEDGWFRTGDAGFFNENGHLVLLGRLKEVGALADGTRFAPQFLENRLKYSPYIREAVVIGHAKPFVTALIELDPENTQNWARKRGIVFSTYQSLTSNPQVYELIAQELRMACESLPEELKVRRFAILPKELHADDEEITRTRKVKRGTVESRYASLLTALYDGSKQVKVVLPIRYLEGEGTLEAEVQIADVGEPVAAQKVKA, encoded by the coding sequence ATGACGCCCACTACCCTGATTGACTATCTGGCCCATCATGCCCAAACCAAGCCCCAGGCCCCAGCCCTGCGTGTCAAACGCCTGGGGGTGTGGGAAACCACTTCCTGGGCCCACCTACAAGAGAAGGTTGAGCAGCTTGCCGGGGGTCTGCTGCAATTGGGTTTGGAGCCGGGCAAGGTGCTGGCCATCCTGGGTCAGAACGCGCCGGAATGGGTGATCGCTGAAGTGGCAGCACAGACCGTGGGGGCCATGCCCATGGGCATCTATGCCGACGCCATGCCCGAGGAAGTGGGCTACTTTATCGAGTTCTCCGAGTGCGCTGGCATTGTGCTTTCGGATGAAGAACAGCTTGATAAGGTGTTGCCCCATCTGGATAAGCTAAAGTTCGTGCTGGTCTGGGAAGAGGCCGGCATGAGCAAATACTGGAACGAACAGGTGCGACCCTTTAGCAGCGTGCTGGAGCTGGGCCAGGCCGAAAAAAGCCGGCAGGCTGTGCAGGCTGCAAAAGCCCAGGTCAGGCCCGATACCGTGGCGCTTTTGGCCCCCACTTCCGGCACCACCGCCCGCAGCAAGCTGGCAATGCTCACGCACTCCCAGCTGATTGCCGGAGCCGAGGCGGGCCGCGAGACCATCAGCATCCGGGGCGGGGAGTGGGTGTTTTCGTACCTTCCGCTCCCCTGGATTGGCGAGCAGATGCTTACGGTGGTGCGCAGTCTAACCGATGGTACGGTGGTGCATTTTCCCGAGGACATCATCACCGTGCGGGAAGATGTCAAGGAAGTTCAACCCGACTTTTACCTGGCCCCTGCAAGGCTGTGGGAAGACTCCGCGGCCATCGTGCGCAGCCGCATGGAGGATGCCGACGGCCTCAAGAAGGCGGTCTACCGCTGGGGCATGGGGGTTTTGCTCGAGTGCGCCCAGCGCGAGTTCCGCAAAGAGCCCATTGGCTTTGGCCTGAACCTGGCCCGGGCCCTGGCCTATCCGCTGGTAGCCCGGCCAATCCGGGCCCGCATGGGTCTGGCCGCCTGCCGCATTGCCGCCACGGGCGGCGCTCCACTGGGCCCGGAGGTCTTCACCTTTTTCCGTGCCCTGGGTGTGGACATTCGTCAGGTTTACGGGCAGTCCGAAACCGCAGCCACCAGCGTAGCCCACCTGCCCGGCGATACGCCCCCCGAGACGGTGGGCAAGCCTTTGCGCAATACCCAGGTGCGCATCGCCGAAGACGGGGAGATTCAGGTCAAGGGTGGACAGGTATTTGCAGGCTACTTCAAGAACGAGGCTGCTACCAAAGAAACCTTTACCGAGGACGGTTGGTTCCGCACCGGAGATGCGGGGTTCTTTAACGAAAACGGCCATCTGGTGCTCCTGGGACGGCTCAAGGAGGTGGGTGCCCTGGCCGATGGTACCCGGTTTGCGCCGCAATTCCTGGAGAACCGTCTTAAGTACTCCCCCTACATCCGCGAAGCGGTGGTCATTGGTCATGCCAAGCCTTTTGTGACCGCCCTGATTGAGCTAGACCCCGAGAATACCCAGAACTGGGCGCGCAAACGCGGCATTGTGTTTTCCACCTATCAGAGCCTGACCTCTAACCCCCAGGTCTACGAGCTCATCGCCCAGGAGTTGCGCATGGCCTGCGAAAGCTTGCCTGAAGAGTTAAAGGTGCGCCGCTTTGCCATCCTGCCCAAAGAGCTGCACGCCGACGACGAGGAAATTACCCGTACCCGCAAGGTCAAGCGGGGCACAGTAGAGTCCCGTTATGCCAGTCTGCTGACCGCGCTCTACGACGGTTCCAAACAGGTAAAGGTCGTCCTGCCCATCCGCTACCTGGAAGGTGAAGGGACCCTCGAGGCCGAAGTGCAAATTGCCGATGTGGGTGAGCCGGTGGCGGCGCAAAAGGTGAAAGCGTGA